The Ruminococcaceae bacterium R-25 genomic interval CAGAATCCTTCTTGATGTCCATGATGTTGTATTCCTGCTGCGCATAGTAGTTGGCATACTTGTTGAGTTCAGGATCGGAGTAATAGTCAGCAGTTACGGTTACGGTCTTAAAGTAATCGTCTTCTGCCTGATCCTGTGAGGATACTGCCGCTTCGATCTCTGCTCTTACTGATTCGTCAACATCATCTGTAGGGACAACGCGGTTTTCTCTGTTTTCCATATCCTTTGTGTATCCGTCTTCTGCGCCATCAGGGATCTCCATGTGGAAGAATGCCCTTACACTTGCTGAGATTGCGTTTCTTGTTGAAGGGATCGCCATGAGCGTACCCATTGAAAGTGTGACTGCTGCTGCCGCGATACCTACCTTCGCGCCTGCGGAAAGGCGTGATGTCTTGGCACGTACGGGCAATGTTGTTACAGAAGCTTCCTGTGAAGCCATTTCGTTTTCTAATATTTTTCTCATTTCTATTTTCCTGTCTTTATTCATTTCTATCTTTTCGATAGCTTTGATGTATTCATCCTGCATAGCTGCTACCTCCCATAAAACGTTTTCTCAAGATTTCCTTTGCCCTGGTAAGTCTCATCGATACTGCAGATGGTTCTATTTCCAGGATGTCAGCTATCTCTTTCAGGGAGTAGCCTTCGTAGTAATGAAGATGTATCGCGACTCTGAGTTTTTCGGGAAGTTCTGATACTGCTTCGTACATTTCCGTATCATCTTCATCTATATTGATGTCTGACCCTACTTCGACTGCGTCTTCAAAAGGTGCTTTCAAGACTACATCTGAGGATTTCAGAAAATCCCTGCACCTGTTGACGGTCATGGTAAGGATATATGATTTTTCTTTGCCTTTAGTGATAGTGATATCGGATCTGATGAGCTTTAGGAAAACATCCTGAACAACATCTTCGGCATCAGGTCTTGAGCCCAGATACGAATACGCCAGACGGAAAGCGTCATCGGCATATGTATCGAAAAGTCTCAACACAGCTTCATTGTTCATTTGGCCTAACCTTCCTTTTGTGATTTTTGAGATCTCACCTATAAGACGAATGAGGTAATCCGGTTTCACACATATTTTTCGAAATTCCTCGAAAAAACTTTTCGACTCAATTATACGCTTACGGCCAAAGTGCCGTAAAAGCCCTTAAAACTAACATTTTTGTCCCATTATCAGACTTGTTTACGTAAAACTCTTTTGCTAAAATTCTCGAACTGACGAAAATAGGAACATATATAAGTAATTATGACTGGTGTAAAAGAAGACAGATCCTATATAAAGAAACTCCTTATGATCGCCATTCCGATAATGGTGCAGAACGGAATTTCCAACTTCGTAAACCTTCTCGACAATCTCATGATCGGGAGGGTCGGTACTAATGCGCTCTCAGGAGTTGCGATCGCCAACCAGCTGATCTTCGTTTTCTATCTTGTCATCTTCGGCGCCACCGCCGGAGTCGGCATCTTTACTGCACAGTACAAGGGCAAGGGCGATGACGAAGGCATCCGCTACTCATTCCAGTTTAAGATCATCTTCAATACGATCCTCGCTGCTATCTGCACCCTGATCCTTTTTATCTGGGCACCTGATCTTATCAACCTTTTCCTTTTAGGCGAAGGTGATCCTGCCGATGCTGCCGAGACATTGCAGATCGGTATCGATTATATGCATGTAATTCTCATAAGCCTTATTCCGATCGGAATCACACAGGCTTATGCAGGCACATTAAGAGACCTGGGTTCAACCAAGGTTCCGATGTATTCATCCATGGCTGCGATCGCGGTAAACCTTGTCGGCAACTGGCTCCTCATCTACGGACACTTCGGGCTTCCTGCGTTAGGCGCTGTCGGTGCCGCTATTGCCACGGTCATTTCCAGATTCGTGGAGCTCGCGATCCTTATTATCTACACAGGCAAGCATTCTACGGCTTTCCCGTTCATCAATGGTGCTTTTTCGAACTTTAAGATACCGGGAGATCTTGCCCTTAAGTTCCTTTTAAAGGCTCTGCCTCTCATGGCTAATGAGACCTTGTGGTCACTCGGCATGACAACGATCAACCAGTGCTATTCTTACAGGAGCCTTGATGCGGTTGCTGCCCTTAATATCGAATCCACGATCTGGAACCTCATGGGTGTGGCTTTCCTTGCAATGGGCGAAGCGGTCGGTATCATGATGGGCCATATCCTTGGTGCCGGCGAACTCGATGATGCAATGAAGAAGGCATACAGGATGAGAACAGTCACTGTTGTATGCGGTCTTGTTTTCGGCGCGGTAATGGCAATAATCGCGCCGTTCTTCCCGCTGCTCTATAACACGAGCGACGTGATCAGACACCTCGCTACGAACTTCATTTTCATCTGCGCTATCATGATGCCTTTCTGCTCATATACACATGCATCTTATTTCATCATGAGATCAGGCGGAAATGCAGTCCTTACGGTTATCTTCGACAGCGTTTACACATGGGTCCTCGTCGTGCCTCTGGCGTTCTGCCTGAGCCATTTTACGAACATGGGTGTCACCTGGATGCTCTTTATCGTTCACGGCATGGAGATCGTAAAATGCACCATCGCGTTCTTCTTCGTCAGGTCCGGAATCTGGGTCAAGAATATCGTTAAGTAATCAGTAAAACAAACAGCGGTGCCTTCGCCTCACACGATCAAGCACCGCTGTTTTATCTTCAAAATCTGCAACTAGGCTTTAAGCCTTTACGATCTCCTGTGCTCTTGCGAGCGCATCGTCTATATGAGGTGCAAAGTTCTCTTCGCCGAGCTTATCGTAGAAACCGGCCTTTTTAATGACCTTCATGGGCTGCTCGTTAACGTGTGACATGATGAGCTGTACGCCTCTTGTCTTGCAGTCTTCTGCCAGGATCTCAAGATTCTTCATTGCCGTTGCATCGATCGTGCTTACGCTTCTCATTCTAAGAACGAGAGCTTTTGTATCTTCCTTAGGTGAGATCTGAAGTATCTTTCCTGCTGATGCGAAGAACATAGGACCGGAGATCTCATATACGAGTGTGTGTTCAGGAAGCACTCTTAAGTCGATGCTGTCAGGGTCGTTCTCGGGATCGAAATCCTTCCAGCCTTCAACCTGTGTTACTTCGCTCATTCTCTTCATGAAGAGGACTGCTGCAAGGAGCACGCCTACTTCGATAGCAACGACGAGGTCGAAGATTACAGTGAGCGCGAAAGTGATGAGAAGGACAACGATGTCGCTCTTGGGTGAGCTCTTTACGAGCTTAACAAATCTTCTCCAGCCGCTCATGTTGTATGCGACCTGGAAAAGGATAGCCGCGATGCAGGGCATCGGGATGAGCTTTGCGTAGGGCATGAGGAACACAACGACAATAAGAAGAGTTACGGAGTGTACCATGCCTGCGATAGGTGTGCGGCCACCGTTCTTGATGTTTGCTGCAGTTCTTGCGATTGCGCCTGTAGCAGGGATACCGCCCAAGCATGCGGATGCCATGTTACCTAAACCCTGTGCAACGAGCTCTGCGTTAGGTCTGTGCTTGGAACCGATCATGGAGTCAGCGACAACTGCGGAGAGCAGTGATTCAACGCCTGCGAGGAATGCGATCGTGATCGCGTTTGTGAACTGGCCGCGGATGTTTTCAAAAGAGAACATTGCGAGGTTTACGCTGACGGGAGGAAGTCCTGCCTGGATGTTTTCGAAAGATTTTCCGATAGTGTTTACATCCCAGTGGAAGATCTCAACGATTGCTGCTGTAACAACAACAGCGATGAATGAGCCGGGGATCTTCTTGAAGATCATGGGCCATACGATGAGGATCGCAAGTGCGATAACGCCGATCAAAACGCCCTGCCAGTTGATGGTTGTTGCGTTGTTTATAAGGGCCATGACTTTCTCGGCTGTCTCGATAGGCTTTTCGCCGTTCTGGTAAGAGATGCCTGTGAAGTCCTTGATCTGGCCGATGAAGAGGGTGACTGCGATGCCTGCAGTAAAGCCTGTTGTGATAGGGTCGGGAATATATTTAAGAAGGCTTCCGAATCTGCAAAGACCCATGATAATGAGGAGGATGCCTGCCATGATGGTGGCGATGATGAGTCCCTCTTTGCCGTCCTTTAAGACGATGCCTGCAACGATCGTTGCGAAAGCTGCCGTAGGGCCTGCGATCTGGACTCTGCTTCCGCCCAAGAAAGATACGATGAAGCCTGCTACGATTGCAGTGTAGATACCTGCTTCAGGACCGACGCCTGATGCGATCGCAAGTGCAATGGACAAAGGCAGCGCGATGATCGCTACGATGATTCCGGCAACGATATCCTTTACGAGCTGGGAACCGGAATAGTTCTTCATTACGGAAAACAGCTTAGGTTTAAATTCGTTCATAACAGACCCTCTTATATTCCTTATGATTTCAAACTTCGAAATTATATGAATTGGGTCATTTAGTATCAATTAATAATTTGCACGAATGTATAAGCGTTTTGTGGAAGATCATATAACGAATTGAGCAGATGGTATTATAATAACCATATTTGTGGGGCGAAAAGAAAACGGGGGTAACAGGAATGAACAAGAAGACAATAATCACAGTCCAGCACACGGAATCAGAGCACCACCTTAACGGGCACGCAGGCGCCCGTGGCGACTGGGCTCTCACGGAAAACGGCAGAAAACAGGCATTTGAGATAGGCAGATGGCTTTTAAACGAAGGCTGCAATGACGGTTTTGTCATGTACTGCTCAGATCAGAGAAGGGCAGCGCAGACAGCTGAAGAGATCAACAAGACGCTTCATCTGACACCCATAATGTCCGAACTCATCAGGGAAGTTGATGCCGGTGCAGGCAACGGAAAACCGTGGGACTGGTATGACGAACATAAGATACCTGAAAAAGACGGTTACGATCCTGATTACAGGCCTTTTCCCGATGCGGAATCAGACAGGGATCTCTGGAACAGGGTAAAGCCTTTTTACGAGCAAATAATGGTTTCTTCTGATGAAAAGATCCTTATCGTGTCGCACGGATGCCTTTTGGGATTTTTGCAGGCGATGTTCATGGGATTTGAGTTTAAAGATCTGGCAAATGCAAGATTTTCGGGAAGGTCCGGTTCCATTTCAAAGTTTACGTCAGATCAGAACGGCCGTGTGACCGCAAACTATATAAATTTCAGGCTTTGAGGGTTATTAACGGGACCCTGATTTTCCGGTTCAGTGTTATAATCCTGAATATCAAAAGCGAAGAACAAGCAAGGGGATAATATGAAAAAGATCGGTTTAGTCGGCGGGACAGGTCCCGAGTCGACGTTAATGTACTACAAGAATTTAAATTCCGGGATCGACAGGATCACTAACGGCGAGGCTATGCCTGACATCGCGATCGAGAGCGTCAATTTCACGAGGGCGTGGAATTATGTGACAGAAGGACAGTTTGATCTTCTCGCCGATTACCTTTATGAAAAGCTCGAAGCGCTTGAAAAAGGCGGTTCTGAAGTCATCTCTCTTACGGCAGTTACAATGCATGTCGTCTACGATGAACTTGCTGCCAGATTCGATAAGCCCATTGTCAGCATCCCTAAAACAGTGACCGAAGAAGTCGTCTCCAAAGGCATAAAGAAAATAGGCCTTCTCGGCACCATTTTCACGATGGAAAAAGACTACATGAAGAAGGACTTGAGGGAAGCCGGAGTAGAGGTTTTCGTGCCTTCGGAAGAAGACAGAAAGCTTGTCGCAACAAGGATCTATGAGGAGCTCGAAAAGGGCATCGTCAAGGAGTCCACGCTCGCTGAACTTCAGGGAGTCATCAATAGAATGAAGGAAGAGAACGGCATCGAAGGCGTCATCCTGGGATGCACGGAGCTTCCGCTGATACTTAATCAGGATAATTGTCCGGTCGCATGTTTTGATGCGGTCGAGATCCATATAAGAAGGCTGATCGACCTGTCGGTCAAATAATATACAGGGGGAAATAGGAATGAAATTCGAAGAAAGGAAGATCCTGCCAAAAGACGGCAGGACGTGCGTGCTTGAGCCGAAATCGCCTGAGTACGCACAAAAAACTAAAACAAAGGGGATAAAAATATGCAATTAGGTTTTTCTTATATCGGCCTTATCTGGCTTCTTATGCTCTTCATCCCGAATTTTATATGGATGAAGAACAAACCGGACGGCTATGAGGAGTACGCAAAAAGAGAGAATAAAGTGCTGCTCGCATTTGAACGCGTGGGCGAGTTTATCGTAACTCCCGCTGCACTTGTTTTCTCGAACTTTAACTTTCACAAGTTCACATTCTGGAGCGCCGTGCTCATTCTTTCATTCATATGCATGGTGATCTATGAGATCTTCTGGATCCGCTACTTCAAGTCCGAAAAGACAATGAAGGATTTCTACAGGAATATGTTCGGGATTGCCGTTCCGGGCGCATCGCTTCCTGTAGTCGCTTTCTTCCTTCTGGGTATCTACGGCGGCAATCTGATCATGATCGTAGGCTCGATCATCTTAGGTATCGGCCATATCGGTATCCACTTAAAGCACCACAAAGAAGCATGGGGTCCCAAGCCCAAGAAGAAGCTTCCTGTCAGGATTCTTCTCGGATTTTTGAAGGGAATAGTCATTATCCTTCTGGTGGTCGTTTTCGGTGCACTGATCTTCGTCATCACAGGCCGCAACATCAATGAAGTCAAGCGCGCCATCGAATTGAAGGACGGCGTCAACGAAGGCCTTTACGTCCAGCTTAAGAACAGCGAGAGCTATATTCTCATCAACAGCAAGAACGCGAATAATCCTATAATCGTGTCCCTCCACGGCGGTCCCGGATCGCCCACGGGATATATGGATCACTGCACTTTTGATTATTTCGTCGATGACTATACCATCGTCCATTGGGACCAGACCGGATGCGGCAGATCTTACTACCGTGAGCTCGAAAAAGGCAACTCAAGCCTTGCGACTGTCGAGATGCAGGAAGAGGACTTAGACGCACTGGTCGATTATCTCTGCCGGAGATTCAATCAGGATAAGGTCATTCTCGTAGGCCACTCCTACGGTACAGTACTCGGTACCTTGTATGCCCAGGCTCACCCTGAAAAAGTAGCTGCTTATGTAGGCATCGGACAGGTCGTAAATTTCCAGGGCCTTGCGAGCGAGCACTATTCATATAACGATGCTCTTGCACAGGCAAAAGCCAGGGGCGACGACACGACTGAACTCGAGAGAGTTTACAAGGCATTCTGCGACGATCCTTCTGTCACGAACATGTCTGCTCTCCGTGCGGCAACAGGCGTTTACCATCAGGCAACGGTTACCGAAGACGAGACATTCGATGCGCTCTTCTTCTCGCCCTATATCGGCGTTGATGACATAAGATGGCTCATAGTCGAGTATTCCATGATGTTCGGCGACACGACATACGAGAGTCTTCAGGGAGAGATCATGCCTGAACTTTATAATTTCAACCTGAATGAACATGATACCGAATATCAGGTTCCCGTCATGTTCGTATCAGGCTCTGCTGACTGGGTATGCCCTTGCGGAATGGTAAAGGAATACTACGAATCGATAAATGCTCCCAAAAAGAGCATGTACGTAATGGACGGCTGTGGCCACGCACCACAGACACAGCTGCCTGAGGATTTCGCGAAGGCAGTAAAACAGTTCCTGAAATAAACCTTTTCGAAGATCCGTTTTCCCTGTATTAATGTTTTCGAAAATGGGGTTGTCTCGCTATAGAGGCAACCCCAATTTTAAATTTGTGAACAAATAAACCCTGTTCCGTTCAATATAAGCCGTTATCTCAAAAATCCGCTTGTTTTAGAGGGATTTGGTAAATTCCGTTGCTTGACTTTTTTCGATCTCCATATTATAAATAAGTCCTGCAATGAAGGTGCGTAAGTAGTCTTCATGCTTCCGGAAAAGAGAGTCGTGTCTTGGGCTGAAAGCACGATCCGAAGGGCATAAAGATGAATTTCAACACTGGAGCTTTCTTGCGAAAACGGTATTTTGCCGATTAAGTAAGATGCGTGCGGCGGCATTACAGCGCAATATAAGTGCGGATGGTTATAACGGCTTTCCGAACATGGGTGGTACCGCGAAGGTGCAAATTTAAATGCTGATTCGTCCCATGGCAACGACAAAGTTGCCGTGGGATTTTTTAATTGCAAGGCAAGGAAAAAGAGGAGGAAAACATGGCTGAAC includes:
- a CDS encoding putative phosphoglycerate mutase, translating into MNKKTIITVQHTESEHHLNGHAGARGDWALTENGRKQAFEIGRWLLNEGCNDGFVMYCSDQRRAAQTAEEINKTLHLTPIMSELIREVDAGAGNGKPWDWYDEHKIPEKDGYDPDYRPFPDAESDRDLWNRVKPFYEQIMVSSDEKILIVSHGCLLGFLQAMFMGFEFKDLANARFSGRSGSISKFTSDQNGRVTANYINFRL
- a CDS encoding putative MATE family efflux protein; this translates as MTGVKEDRSYIKKLLMIAIPIMVQNGISNFVNLLDNLMIGRVGTNALSGVAIANQLIFVFYLVIFGATAGVGIFTAQYKGKGDDEGIRYSFQFKIIFNTILAAICTLILFIWAPDLINLFLLGEGDPADAAETLQIGIDYMHVILISLIPIGITQAYAGTLRDLGSTKVPMYSSMAAIAVNLVGNWLLIYGHFGLPALGAVGAAIATVISRFVELAILIIYTGKHSTAFPFINGAFSNFKIPGDLALKFLLKALPLMANETLWSLGMTTINQCYSYRSLDAVAALNIESTIWNLMGVAFLAMGEAVGIMMGHILGAGELDDAMKKAYRMRTVTVVCGLVFGAVMAIIAPFFPLLYNTSDVIRHLATNFIFICAIMMPFCSYTHASYFIMRSGGNAVLTVIFDSVYTWVLVVPLAFCLSHFTNMGVTWMLFIVHGMEIVKCTIAFFFVRSGIWVKNIVK
- a CDS encoding RNA polymerase sigma-70 factor (ECF subfamily), coding for MNNEAVLRLFDTYADDAFRLAYSYLGSRPDAEDVVQDVFLKLIRSDITITKGKEKSYILTMTVNRCRDFLKSSDVVLKAPFEDAVEVGSDINIDEDDTEMYEAVSELPEKLRVAIHLHYYEGYSLKEIADILEIEPSAVSMRLTRAKEILRKRFMGGSSYAG
- a CDS encoding aspartate racemase, whose translation is MKKIGLVGGTGPESTLMYYKNLNSGIDRITNGEAMPDIAIESVNFTRAWNYVTEGQFDLLADYLYEKLEALEKGGSEVISLTAVTMHVVYDELAARFDKPIVSIPKTVTEEVVSKGIKKIGLLGTIFTMEKDYMKKDLREAGVEVFVPSEEDRKLVATRIYEELEKGIVKESTLAELQGVINRMKEENGIEGVILGCTELPLILNQDNCPVACFDAVEIHIRRLIDLSVK
- a CDS encoding pimeloyl-ACP methyl ester carboxylesterase: MQLGFSYIGLIWLLMLFIPNFIWMKNKPDGYEEYAKRENKVLLAFERVGEFIVTPAALVFSNFNFHKFTFWSAVLILSFICMVIYEIFWIRYFKSEKTMKDFYRNMFGIAVPGASLPVVAFFLLGIYGGNLIMIVGSIILGIGHIGIHLKHHKEAWGPKPKKKLPVRILLGFLKGIVIILLVVVFGALIFVITGRNINEVKRAIELKDGVNEGLYVQLKNSESYILINSKNANNPIIVSLHGGPGSPTGYMDHCTFDYFVDDYTIVHWDQTGCGRSYYRELEKGNSSLATVEMQEEDLDALVDYLCRRFNQDKVILVGHSYGTVLGTLYAQAHPEKVAAYVGIGQVVNFQGLASEHYSYNDALAQAKARGDDTTELERVYKAFCDDPSVTNMSALRAATGVYHQATVTEDETFDALFFSPYIGVDDIRWLIVEYSMMFGDTTYESLQGEIMPELYNFNLNEHDTEYQVPVMFVSGSADWVCPCGMVKEYYESINAPKKSMYVMDGCGHAPQTQLPEDFAKAVKQFLK
- a CDS encoding SulP family sulfate permease, translated to MNEFKPKLFSVMKNYSGSQLVKDIVAGIIVAIIALPLSIALAIASGVGPEAGIYTAIVAGFIVSFLGGSRVQIAGPTAAFATIVAGIVLKDGKEGLIIATIMAGILLIIMGLCRFGSLLKYIPDPITTGFTAGIAVTLFIGQIKDFTGISYQNGEKPIETAEKVMALINNATTINWQGVLIGVIALAILIVWPMIFKKIPGSFIAVVVTAAIVEIFHWDVNTIGKSFENIQAGLPPVSVNLAMFSFENIRGQFTNAITIAFLAGVESLLSAVVADSMIGSKHRPNAELVAQGLGNMASACLGGIPATGAIARTAANIKNGGRTPIAGMVHSVTLLIVVVFLMPYAKLIPMPCIAAILFQVAYNMSGWRRFVKLVKSSPKSDIVVLLITFALTVIFDLVVAIEVGVLLAAVLFMKRMSEVTQVEGWKDFDPENDPDSIDLRVLPEHTLVYEISGPMFFASAGKILQISPKEDTKALVLRMRSVSTIDATAMKNLEILAEDCKTRGVQLIMSHVNEQPMKVIKKAGFYDKLGEENFAPHIDDALARAQEIVKA